ACGTCTTGCATTTGCTTCACACCTCTCCAAAGAAATGGTGACCTGAAAAGACCGGAGTAGCATACAGTTCATTCAACATAATAAGTTAGATGGGCAaccttttttagggctttttttaaacaaatcagACAGTGTGAgctagtgacaggaagtgagtaggtgatagagatggggaaggattgggaaatcaTCTCGGCCTGAAATTCAACCTGTGTCCCTGGAGTACCAGTACAGTGCCTTATCCGTTTGCGCCAAGGTGTATTCAGATTCAGATCAGGAAAGTTTGATAGTTTACGTGGTGGGTGTCAATTCACCCTAAATATGTTAATAGCCTGTCAATACACCCTTGGTTGGTAGGTAGGTGTCAATATACCCTAAATGTGCTATCTAAAACCATTCTGAAGAATTAACTTCCTCTTTCATTTGAAAGTGTCAGATTTTGCAAGCATTTTCCTTTCATCTCCCCTGGCCCTTCAATGCTCATGATATTATctgtattttactgtattttaGACCTAGCACCTTACAGAGAAGTTGAACTAGGGTGAATTCACACAGTACTTCTGATTCATCTCACCAAACACTTTTCAGGAAGGTGAAACGTTTAgaacagtagttctcaaccttttatgaacaaacCTCTCCTTGATCTTATCAttagcctcccaatgcccccttgacatcatcataaggctgccaatgccccccccttagtattgaaaaatagaaAAGCCAAATGTCATCTAATGGCAACTAAACacggccccctctcagctgtctccctcAAAGCCAAAGTGGATGAGAATCTCAAGATGTCTGAAAAGTTAATTCCTCCCACATTATTATATCGCTAGAGCAATTCCCTGTTAGTATGGGatatttgtgtgtatgcctgcgtgcgtgcgtgcgtgcgtgcgtgcgtgcatgcgtgtgaaagGACCTTCCATCTTGGCTCATTGAGCCACCGTGCCCCTCTCTCATCATTCTTACTGCAAAAAaactcatacagtatatcacgaaagtgaatacacccctcacagttttgcagatttttgagtatatcttttcataggaaagcattacagaaatgtaactttgacacaatgattagtgaccttttaacaacatatttaaccgcttaaatttcttgttcactcagaaaaaaacaaaatacagccattaatgtttgaacatgtactcacaaaagtgagtacaccccagattaaaatccggtagagaaggggctatgttggatcgaatcgtctcgaaatgaaacgaaatgaaaagggatgacaagggaggtcatcagtgtgcgtttcaacctgtctttatatatatatatatatatttattatatataataaatatatttaatctTTATTATTAAAGCTATAAAATGTATTTTCATAGTTTTAACAGGAACAGATGATCTGTCTGTtcatttgaaaataaaaacagACATTGGATAGGCTGGCATAGCTATCAGTCAGTTCACAATAAAGCACATTGGACTACTGTAAATCCAGCCAACAAAATAATGTGACCTTGTATACATACGTATTACTGATGCTATGTGACTGAAATTTGTTTTTAACCCAAAATGTACAAACCTATATCTTATTGGCCATCAATCCTCTTACCTCCAAATAACATGACTAAAAGTGTCAGCTTTGCCAAACCTTCTAACACCATATTTTACAATCCTTTAACAGTGTATTTAACAGAGTATTTTGAATTcatttgcaaaaaaaatgaaaatgtttcataaataaaagtatttaaaatgctttggtaacacttccaaataaggggccataattaacagcaaagtagctataagctaatactttagtaagggttaataatcattacttaacgccacattagacacatattaattgttattaatgcatatgtcaaacattagcaagcagttacttaactatcagataactattaccttgtgttacaagttaaaaatatttaactaatagataagtaagggtacagtaagttaagtagctattaggtcatacttaactgaggaccaaaattaacacttacttaaaggggtatgccactattttggggcttaatacagttaaaatcgttggctggggtttataaaggtggtaaagtgtcctatttttcatgtgaagcgttgtcttgctttaagggcacagttaatagttaagtagctatcaggtcatactaactaaggaccaaaattaatacaTTACCCtttaagtaagtattaattttggtccttagttagtatgacctgatagctacttaactattaactgtgcccttacttatctattagttaaataataatatactattgttatctaatagttaagtaactgcttactaatgctcaacatatgcattaataacaattaatatgtgtctaatatggcgttaagtaatgattattaacccttacttatgtattaggttatagctactttactgttaattatggccccttatttggaagtgttaccaatgctttttatgcatccattattataaagtgttaccacaagtGCCAGTTTCACAAATAAATCTCATGTCTCTATGACAGCCTGTGTCAACCCAACCATTTGGTTTtgagctgtcaaaggatgtctcTCCCATACGCACACAGTCCTCTCCCTCAGGATGTGGATTTTCAGGTGTACCTTTCCAATCATCAGGCTCCTTTTCATGAAGCCAGAACCTGAAATGGAAATCACACAATATCTGAGCATGGAGACAATGATCAAGAGAAAAAATCCACCTGTAAGACACAAGCACTCAATTGTACCTATTTCTCAGAACACTGCTCCTAGAATTGCAGCCCAATAACTTAACTTTCAACTTCCCAAATGGgcaaaaaaacatgaacacaGACAGATAAGTTGGCAGGACAGACCATGAAGTGCAATGGGGTCAGGCCTTTGCACAATTTAGAATTTCTGAATTTCTGAACCTTTTACTCAATCAGACAGTCTTAGCTCAAGTTTATCAAAGGAGCAATAGTTAAatgtatgataaaaaaaaataacctaCGCTTTGCTATTGTTGAGAGTTGTGTTGTCCACCCAACGCCATTCATTTTCCTCCCGCATGTCATTCAGACCAATCCAGAACTTGTCCTCTGAATCAGTAATTCTGTTTTTAATTTGCTCCATCAGGAAGATCTGTCAAACATAAAGTAGCATTTTATTACAGAAGTTATAAATATTGGAAATATTGTGTATTTTGTTAGCCACAATGATGGTGAAAACGCTTGTAATATTTCCGGCACTGTTTGTGAATGTGTAATTGACCATTTTGCACGTATTACATATTTTGCTATGTAAAGTGCATTAATATGCATTTGACAACAACTTAATCTGTAATATGTAATAATTAtactaataatgtaataataataatgtttgcaAATACTGTGTATACTGCATGCATAAAAGTCTCGTAAAAGCAAACCTGTTCTTCTTTATTGTCTATGATTGCCAAGTGACTCTTCATCCCCTGACATTTGTCTTTGCTTCTACTCCAATTTCCAGTCTTATTGGAGAAGTAGTAACAATGACTCCCATGGTATTCCCAGCCAGACTTACAAGTATGTTCTTGACATTCTTTTGAGGGATCTATAGATAGAAATAAAAGTTATTACAAACAGTCATAGGACGCTTCATTTGGCACACCTGTCCAACTGCTCATTTATGCATTTTTTAATCATCAAATCAAATGGTGGCAACCCAATGTATTAGGCATGTAGACATGGATAAGACATCCTGCAGCAGATTGGGATAACTAAGACTGGGAAAGCCTGGTCTGATGGATAGTAGGGTCGGATAGTAGGGTCAGAATTTGGGGTCAACAACATGAAAGCATGGATAAATTCGGCCTTGCATCAATACTTCTGGCTGGTAGTGAGGGATTCTTAGCACACTTTGCACCCCTTAGTGCCAACTGAGCAAAAGGCAGATGGCTCTTAGGAGGACTGGGGAGTTTGATGACATGGGCCAGGATGTCATTCAAACCATCCAAGTCAAGATCCTTGGTCTTGAAGAGGGGCAGAGTCTCAGAATGGTTGTCCGCAGGGACAACACCTATCCCAACCATCTCTGAGAAGCTGATTAAGAGTTTGGGCACGTTCTTTGACAGCAGCCTCAGGGACAAGGCCTCCAGGAGCTGAATGGATGGCTGATGGGTGTGGACAAGACTTTGCCTGATTAccctgactttcaaatctcttaaagacttggtctgaccaagagcataacaactaacattcttaaacggcatggttgacccacctcccttggttagctactggtcgagggcagaacaggctgagccaaagtttaaaccaaacatttcttagtcccatcATTTTAAATGCCCGGGCATTTTTTTCATCCCAGGTCAGCCCTGCCATTGAGTGTATATTTATGCAGGTCACTCTTTATTTTAAGGCTCCCATTATTAGTAAGGTCCCGTTTAAAAACTGCCTAACAGTTTGTAGCATTATGAAGGTTCTACTTGTGCTGGACGACTCACAGTTTAGTATGTTCAGTGTAAGTAGATGATTTCATGCTAATGTAAATATACTAAAAATGGAACTGTAAAATAGTGTTGCATCAAAGTAATAATTAGATTAATTTTTTAGAAATTATTTAATTTGAGATGATGATATCTCCACTTTTTGGAGATATCTTTTGTTGAACTGTCATCACCTGTAACAGCTGGTTCTTTATTTCCTTCAGATGTTGAGCCTTgaggtgtgtctgttgtgtgtctgtTGTCTGCAATTTGTTTTGTGGCTGTTTCTTCTTCTGGTTTACCGGTACTTAAGGTACCGGTCACTGTAAATATCACAAAGAAGAGTGAAAGTAAGGAAGGCATCCTCCACACTATCTGTTGTGTCACAGAAAAGCACCGAGTTCAAAGTGAGAATGATCTCACATGTAGAAGCATCGGAGCATCTCAGATAAGATCAAATTGTGCTTTTATTTAAAGCAATGCCAAACTCACATTTTGACAGAAACATGTccaaaaccactgctctaaataaaagcataaattaatcttccacatctgaggtGCTCCCCACACTTTCCTTCTCACTTTGAACTCAGTACTATGTTATCATGCAGATATTGATATACACTGATTAGTAGGCAGTCAGTCCCACTATGGTCTGTGACAGCAGAAACAACTCAACAGCAACGAGTGGGCCCTATGTTTATAATGTGCCTATGGGCCCTAAATGGGTAGAGCCACTACTGAATatacattgaaaatgtactgtGCACACTCTCAAACTCGTATCCAACTCGCAGTAGCCCAAATGAAGCACAAATCTATCCCTCATATGCAGAGGTGCCTTGATTATTAAGTAAAAATACACTATATTCTTAATTTCAATTCCACACATGTGGGTGAAAGTCAAACTGGTTACTCCCATAATTTCCTGTTGCTTCTGGCCTCTTGCCTTAGTGTCACTCTGGCCTCCTCCGTATTTCCCCGCTTTCACCCTAGGCATAGCACCTTTTgggttttttggggcttttactCAGTTGACATCCTAAATTGCTAATGAGATAATGGGATTTAAGTTGCGATGTTATATATACGTATACCTTTATTTGATGGACAGttattgataggacagtttgagatggtgacagggagcgagtggcagagagagatggggcctcCATCTGGAAATGTccttgggccagaatcaaaccagtgcagtgccctaccgtttgaaccacggcagggccttgcGTTGTGctattgtgagatattgaataaaactttgatCATGAGTGAAGACAGGCCTCAGGAGTCCACAAGGAACAGGAAAGGACGAGAGGAACTAGTTTGACTTGCACAGAATGTCTCCAGTGTTTTCCAATAACTTACAGTATAAAGCCAGACCAACGGCCAGTCCCAAGGCAAGGATCAGAATGCAGAGCACCACCATAACCAATAGCAGACGGGGACACCTGCATTTGCCCTTTGACCTCTCCGCTGGGGGCGCGTCATTGGGCAGAGATACTGTGTGAGAACAGATGTAACTTTAGGGGACATACATTTAATCTGTGTCCTGTGTATAAGTTCAAAAGATAAACTGTTTATGTAGCCTATCTGTCAACTGTATTAGTGTGGATAGCTATGTCAGCTATAACACTGCAAAAACTACTATATTCAGTAATGAGAATTAACCATCAAATGTGTCATTCCCTGTAATaagttattttttgtttatattgtCTACTCACAATGGTCATGACTTCAAAAGACTAAAATTAGGTTATTGAAGAGGTTTTCATACAGGATCGCTCTCAAATAAAAAAGAGTCTTACGTTCTTTAGGGTCCTGCTGATTTGAGGCGGGAGTCTTGGAGATCACCACAGAAGAATATACCACCTCGTCCTCTGAGGTCTCTACTTAAAAGGTATTTAAGAGGGACATTCACATGCATTCAAAGAAATCATCATAGTGAATTCAGTCTAGAGACAATGTTGCTGTTTATGACAGCTTGTTACAATCTGAACTTATTTTAATCACTTAGCCTATATTAGGGTAATATTCATTGTATCAATTGCATTTTGTGAAAAGACAGCATTGCATATGAGAGACTATGACTAGACTATATGATTTTTTTCTAGATTCAGACACAATCTAGAAGGCACACCTGACCTTCCTGAAATGTGAACAAAATTTCTGGCGGAAGTATCTCGAAGATGCTGATAAGGCGTTAGCTTACAGTCAGGATGTTCAgtttttgaaatgtattttatgttatatttatattactattatataTTGAAATTTATATTATTTTCTTTTCCAATGGGACGTATCTTGAGAATATGTTCTAAATAGCAGGATTGGATCCCAGCACAATGCTTTTCATATTAAGATGCCTGATTAAAATGTTTTGCCGTCTTTGTACATGAACAGAGGaaatatagaaaaaaagaaaagggaaaggtTAAGCAAAAGCTGCTGAAAATTGTCTGAAACACAGGAACAAGGAACAAGAGGAACAGCAAAGAATATAAGAGGAACAACAGAAAATATCAAATTAGGAAATGCCATGACTATAGAACTTTATTGCTCTATCAAGAACCATCGGTTGCCAAACATCGGTTCAACACATTTATCTGTTATTACCCTTATG
The Engraulis encrasicolus isolate BLACKSEA-1 chromosome 20, IST_EnEncr_1.0, whole genome shotgun sequence genome window above contains:
- the LOC134436787 gene encoding C-type lectin domain family 4 member A-like, translated to MSEPVVYSEVKFKNGPSPKNNTTGTGGPQLKETSEDEVVYSSVVISKTPASNQQDPKELSLPNDAPPAERSKGKCRCPRLLLVMVVLCILILALGLAVGLALYLTGTLSTGKPEEETATKQIADNRHTTDTPQGSTSEGNKEPAVTDPSKECQEHTCKSGWEYHGSHCYYFSNKTGNWSRSKDKCQGMKSHLAIIDNKEEQIFLMEQIKNRITDSEDKFWIGLNDMREENEWRWVDNTTLNNSKAFWLHEKEPDDWKGTPENPHPEGEDCVRMGETSFDSSKPNGWVDTGCHRDMRFICETGTCGHHFFGEV